The Drosophila suzukii chromosome X, CBGP_Dsuzu_IsoJpt1.0, whole genome shotgun sequence DNA window CCGCCTCTGCGGGGGCGTGTCACTTCTATTGCCGTCGTTATTCCACTGGCCGATGACAGAATCTGCCATTGATCGATGCAATTTGCAATGGATTAATCACGCAAAGAGCCCGGCCATAATGAAATatatgtgtttttattttcgcaGCATGCAGTTCGGTGAAAAGAGGAAGTTGCTGGTTGTCGGCACCCTGCTTATAAGCCTGGCCTTGGTTCAGGCCGCGGATCCCAGCTCCGGGGATGCACCCCACATAAGGCACAAGCGTGGGATCTTCTGGGACTTCTTCCAGAAGATGGTCATCACCAAGAACCTCATAGTGGATGTGAGTTGTAATACCCAGTTGCGTTTTCTTACATACTGAATACCATTTCTAGCAATACACGGACACACGTAACACCCTGAATGACATATACAATACTGTCAATGAACAGTTCAGCGATCCGGGTCCCGAGAAACCCACCAGTCGTCCTAGGGTGACGACCGAGAAAACTGTGAGTATTGCAGGGTTGTCGAAGAATATAGACTATATGTggtatatacatatttttaccATAGTCCATAAGCGGCGAGGAGAGCGGTAGTAACAGCGAGGAGCCCACCACCACGGAGGCCTTCACGATCTCCCGATACGAACTGGGTCGCATCCTGGGCAGGAACTTCCGGGGTCTTCAGAAGCTGGCCATGACCGAGTTCGATACCGCCCTTAACGTAAGTACTTTTcagtcaataaaaaaataattatagtattattataattatagttattataatataaaagtagtaatattttttataacattACAATATGTATGAACAACATGTATCGATAGTGTGGACAAACCTCTTCTTTTAGTAGTGTTACCAGATACTTAACTTAGTCCTCACAAAGCACCAAAGAAGAACACTTGCAGAAAAATATGCAAACCAGTTTTCAATGTAAATCCATCCAACCCAACTATTCTAAATAAAGCTACATATATTACTCGAAAAGCTACCCTTCACATGTTCCATGCAAACTAGTATAAGGCTTTATAACactgaatttatttaaaaaggtCTTCGAAACCTTTAAAAAACAAGgccttaaaatgttttatgaaCCTTTACAATAACCAAAACACATATGCTATGGTTAATATGACTTTTTGAAATAAATCGAAAATCAAGCTATCAAGCTATGGccttaaaatacaaattaagtTACAATAAAGCCTACAAATGATATTTGGATCATAGATCTTCCGAAATGCAATACCTAATACCCCTTtgaatatataatatatatatatatatataataataataataatatatataaatataaatatataaatataaatatatttttctgttttccaGGCCACCAAATACAATCTGGCTGAGTACAAATCGGAGGCCGATAAACAGTTCGCCAACAGTTTGGCGGTGGAGAAGAAGAACAAGCTGAAGAGTCTCAAGGGCTgagccacgccccctttcccAGTGCCCCCCGATAGTTATCTCTGTGATAGGCTGATGACTGTATTCCCCTGTTttttt harbors:
- the LOC108015102 gene encoding uncharacterized protein, translated to MQFGEKRKLLVVGTLLISLALVQAADPSSGDAPHIRHKRGIFWDFFQKMVITKNLIVDQYTDTRNTLNDIYNTVNEQFSDPGPEKPTSRPRVTTEKTSISGEESGSNSEEPTTTEAFTISRYELGRILGRNFRGLQKLAMTEFDTALNATKYNLAEYKSEADKQFANSLAVEKKNKLKSLKG